The Ignavibacteriales bacterium region GATAATGTCGACGAGGTGCCAGTACAGCGCTCCTGCCTCGAGCTTGACGAACGAATCTTTCGTGATGATATCCCGCTGGATGAATCGCATGATAACAGCCAGTACAATTGCACCGATAATGACGTGGAGAGCGTGCAAACCCGTCATCACAAAGTACAGTCCAAAATAGAGGATCTCTCCCTGGGGCTTCGTCAATAATTCCGGGGATTGCGGATACAGACCGACGGAGAACTTGTGACTCCACTCGAAATACTTGTTGACGAGAAACAAGAGTGCCAGGGCAATCGTGATGCCGATCAGAAGCAGCGACAGCTTCTTGTTTCCGCGCTGGATCGCGGTGATCGACATCGCCACCGTAAGGCTGCTCGTCAGAAGCACCATGGTGTTGATGGTGCCCA contains the following coding sequences:
- a CDS encoding cytochrome c oxidase subunit 3 family protein, with protein sequence MTSTAVGAHAEGHVHRDDYGSKMGMWLFLFTELILFGGLFVIYAVYRFSHQAEFELGSKELDTLVGTINTMVLLTSSLTVAMSITAIQRGNKKLSLLLIGITIALALLFLVNKYFEWSHKFSVGLYPQSPELLTKPQGEILYFGLYFVMTGLHALHVIIGAIVLAVIMRFIQRDIITKDSFVKLEAGALYWHLVDIIWIFLFPLFYLVH